A part of Primulina eburnea isolate SZY01 chromosome 10, ASM2296580v1, whole genome shotgun sequence genomic DNA contains:
- the LOC140842660 gene encoding uncharacterized protein: protein MVKPKRRHVPFGVGKNKKIQGVSEVDPLDPGDWTLVKKQRVTIIIPALPIKMQSTFPIAGEGQLQEIPRKTNSQSQCPSLTPSPKQLVRQTEKSITLSPKHTTPSTETVHPPEPTLTPQKPPTPSQRISLDDSPLHRFGEDSNIGFCTATKVSRGFMMYDLSRVLLNQRMRASYLGKKLKKAGGLENWLVSLGLGRFITIFHGRCVGKFHLAKLNMKKLKDMGADAVGPRRKLLHAIECLCEPHCFLQVEEG, encoded by the exons ATGGTGAAGCCAAAACGAAGACATGTTCCCTTTGGTGTTGGCAAGAATAAGAAAATCCAAGGTGTCTCTGAAGTTGATCCACTTGATCCCGGTGATTGGACACTGGTTAAGAAACAGCGAGTCACAATTATAATCCCAGCATTACCTATTAAGATGCAGTCCACGTTTCCTATTGCAGGGGAGGGTCAGCTACAAGAAATTCCCAGAAAAACAAATTCCCAGTCACAATGCCCATCATTGACCCCTTCCCCGAAACAATTAGTTCGTCAAACTGAAAAATCCATTACATTATCACCCAAGCATACCACTCCATCTACAGAAACAGTTCATCCTCCTGAACCCACTTTAACACCCCAAAAGCCACCAACTCCATCACAGAGAATTTCCTTAGACGATTCACCACTTCATAGGTTTGGAGAAGACTCAAATATTGGATTTTGTACTGCCACAAAAGTGAGCAGAGGCTTCATGATGTATGATTTAAGTAGAGTGTTACTGAATCAAAGGATGAGAGCATCGTATCTCGGGAAAAAACTGAAAAAGGCTGGAGGATTGGAAAATTGGCTAGTTTCCCTTGGGCTCGGCAGATTTATTACTATTTTTCATGGGAGATGTGTTGGAAAATTTCATCTGGCAAAACTTAACATGAAAAAGCTTAAAGATATGGGTGCAGATGCTGTTGGCCCACGGAGAAAGCTGTTGCATGCCATTGAATGCCTTTGCGAACCACACTGTTTCCTGCAG GTAGAAGAGGGATGA
- the LOC140842659 gene encoding uncharacterized protein, with the protein MVVKMMRWRPWPLLISRKYEVKLAELRFEGGDWMQESPEKENGSLAVEIRWKGPKFSLGSFRRSVKRNCTREENVRRFDELNGAVFVEWGEEFQTICSLSGYKDNVFHPWEINFTVLHGMYQGVKNKYSVVGSAVLNLADYMSRATEPAIDIKIPLTLSGGGMEHCPFLHISLGLLELRATLEPTELLQSPIIPVPSPAASVETSSTEKDEVSALKAGFRKVKLFTEYVSTRKAKKACREEEGSDGRCSVKSEGDYAYPADSDSLEDSEDGETEENKEESTVRKSFSYGTLAHANYVGVSYYSSAKISKEAEDLIYYSNRRRSDVGCSRVEDSSFCMPDKLSIENSKRSILPWRKRKLSFRSPPKTKGEPLLKKAYGEDGGDDIDFDRRQLSSDESLSFGLHRTDEDSNTNRSSVSEFGDDSFTIGTWEQKEITSRDGHMKIQTQVFFSSIDQRSERAAGESACTALVAVIADWLQNNHNIMPIKSQFDTLIRDGSLEWRNLCVNDTYRELFPDKHFDLDTVIEAKIRDLCVVPAKSFIGFFLPDVVEGGNFDFLHGAMSFDSIWDEINHSSSDAEARIFIVSWNDHFFVLKVERDAYYIIDTLGERLYEGCNQAYILKFDKNTTIYKQPNAGQSSEDKPMNSTEASQEGKHSTESEEQMTNEEENEVVCRGKEACKEYIKSFLAAIPIRELEADIKKGLMKSTPLHQRLQIEFHFTRLQHD; encoded by the exons ATGGTGGTGAAGATGATGAGGTGGAGGCCTTGGCCGCTGCTGATTTCGAGAAAATATGAGGTTAAGCTCGCGGAGCTGAGGTTTGAGGGTGGTGATTGGATGCAGGAGAGTCCAGAGAAGGAGAATGGCAGTCTTGCAGTGGAGATCAGATGGAAGGGTCCCAAGTTTTCTTTGGGCTCATTCAGGAGAAGTGTGAAAAGAAACTGTACTCGTGAGGAGAATGTGAGAAGGTTTGATGAGCTAAACGGTGCCGTTTTTGTGGAGTGGGGAGAGGAGTTTCAGACCATTTGCAGCCTTTCTGGGTACAAAGACAATGTTTTTCATCCTTGGGAGATCAACTTCACTGTTTTGCAT GGGATGTATCAAGGGGTGAAGAACAAATATTCTGTCGTTGGATCAGCAGTCCTGAATCTTGCTGATTATATGTCTAGGGCGACCGAGCCAGCCATTGACATCAAAATTCCCTTGACATTATCTGGTGGCGGGATGGAGCATTGTCCCTTCCTTCAT ATATCTCTTGGCTTATTGGAACTTAGAGCCACACTAGAACCAACAGAGCTGTTGCAAAGTCCAATAATACCTGTTCCATCTCCTGCAGCATCTGTAGAAACTTCTTCTACTGAGAAAGACGAGGTCTCTGCATTAAAAGCTGGTTTTAGGAAGGTAAAATTATTTACCGAGTATGTTTCTACCCGTAAAGCTAAAAAGGCATGCCGTGAGGAGGAGGGTAGCGATGGCCGGTGCTCAGTCAAGAGTGAGGGTGATTATGCCTACCCTGCTGACTCCGATTCTCTTGAAGATTCTGAGGATGGGGAAACTGAGGAAAATAAGGAAGAATCCACGGTTCGAAAGTCATTTAGCTATGGGACACTGGCGCATGCTAATTACGTTGGTGTATCGTATTATTCCAGTGCTAAAATCAGTAAGGAAGCTGAGGATTTGATTTACTACAGCAACCGACGTAGGTCGGATGTTGGTTGCTCTCGCGTAGAGGATTCGAGTTTTTGCATGCCGGATAAATTATCGATAGAGAATTCCAAACGTAGCATTTTGCCTTGGAGGAAGAGGAAGCTGAGTTTTAGGTCTCCTCCTAAGACTAAAGGGGAGCCATTACTTAAAAAGGCTTATGGAGAAGATGGTGGAGATGATATAGACTTTGACCGTAGGCAGCTCAGCTCGGATGAATCTCTCTCTTTTGGG TTGCACAGAACTGATGAAGACTCCAACACAAATCGATCATCAGTATCTGAGTTTGGTGATGATAGTTTTACCATTGGCACATGGGAGCAGAAAGAAATAACAAGCAGGGATGGGCATATGAAGATTCAAACACAAGTCTTTTTTTCTTCCATCGATCAGAGAAGCGAACGTGCTGCTGGAGAAAGTGCCTGTACAGCTCTTGTTGCTGTTATTGCCGATTGGCTACAGAACAACCATAATATCATGCCCATTAAATCGCAGTTTGATACTTTGATCAGAGATGGTTCCTtggaatggagaaatctttgtgTCAATGATACATACAGGGAACTGTTTCCTGATAAGCATTTTGATCTGGATACTGTCATCGAAGCCAAAATCCGGGATCTTTGTGTAGTTCCTGCGAAATCATTTATCGGGTTTTTCCTTCCTGATGTGGTGGAGGGTGGAAACTTCGATTTTCTGCACGGAGCAATGTCGTTCGACAGTATATGGGATGAGATTAACCATTCCTCTAGTGATGCCGAGGCAAGAATTTTCATAGTTAGTTGGAACGATCATTTTTTCGTTCTGAAGGTTGAAAGAGATGCTTACTATATTATCGACACATTAGGGGAGCGACTGTACGAGGGATGCAACCAGGCTTATATACTAAAATTTGACAAGAACACAACCATCTATAAACAGCCGAATGCTGGTCAATCATCAGAAGATAAACCTATGAACTCAACCGAAGCTTCCCAAGAAGGGAAACATTCTACTGAATCCGAGGAACAAATGACGAACGAAGAAGAAAACGAGGTTGTTTGTCGAGGTAAAGAGGCCTGCAAAGAGTACATAAAAAGTTTCTTGGCTGCTATTCCGATTAGAGAACTTGAAGCTGATATCAAGAAAGGTTTGATGAAATCAACGCCTCTCCATCAGCGTCTGCAGATAGAGTTCCACTTCACTCGACTACAACACGATTAG
- the LOC140803702 gene encoding uncharacterized protein produces MRHYQPDMLEYPSTKFGGQNRRFQKKMVSEIYWLEYSPSTIKTYCFYYFLFLNDVNSSNISALVNEGFDNWKRVNQRKTCAFFAHIGSAAFSLHTICGRMAENLMRPSQHIDKVMHAQSKEEKEKNRMLLSTSIEAVRWLNSEEILNIMANRVRQMVREEVGDKYFCILVDEARDISKREQMAIILSFVNNHGILTEKIFAIKSVSDTTSINLKNEISNVLVHHDLHVKKIRGQ; encoded by the exons ATGAGGCATTATCAACCAGATATGTTGGAGTATCCAAGTACAAAATTTGGAGGCCAGAATCGACGTTTTCAGAAAAAAATGGTTTCAGAAATTTATTGGTTGGAGTATTCGCCTTCAACAATTAAGACATATTGTTTCTATTATTTTCTTTTCCTGAATGATGTTAATTCATCTAATATCTCGGCGTTGGTCAATGAAGGATTTGACAATTGGAAAAGAGTAAACCAAAGAAAAACATGTGCTTTTTTTGCCCATATTGGTTCTGCAGCTTTTTCGCTTCATACTATATGTGGGAGAATGGCTGAAAATCTGATGAGGCCCTCGCAACATATTGATAAAGTGATGCATGCACAATCTAAAGAGGAGAAAGAGAAAAATCGTATGCTTTTGAGCACCTCAATTGAAGCTGTTCGTTGGCT AAATTCAGAAgagattttaaatattatggCCAATAGAGTACGGCAGATGGTTCGTGAAGAAGTTGGAGATAAATACTTCTGTATTCTTGTTGATGAAGCCCGAGATATATCTAAACGAGAGCAAATGGCCATTATATTGAGCTTTGTGAACAATCATGGGATTTTGACAGAAAAAATTTTTGCCATCAAAAGTGTTAGTGACACTACCTCGATTAATTTGAAAAATGAGATATCAAATGTTCTTGTTCATCATGATCTTCATGTTAAGAAAATTAGAGGCCAATGA